Proteins encoded together in one Kitasatospora albolonga window:
- a CDS encoding non-canonical purine NTP pyrophosphatase, RdgB/HAM1 family — MTRLILATRNAGKLTELHAILADAGLDHDLVGADAYPDIPDVKETGVTFAENALLKAHALARATGLPAIADDSGLCVDVLGGAPGIFSARWSGTHGDDKANLTLLLAQLGDIAAPHRAAHFACAAALALPDGTERVVEGRLLGTLRPTPSGTNGFGYDPILQPEGETRTCAELTPAEKNAISHRGKAFRALVPVVRELVG; from the coding sequence ATGACGCGCCTGATCCTCGCCACCCGCAACGCCGGGAAGCTCACCGAACTGCACGCCATCCTCGCCGACGCGGGACTCGACCACGACCTCGTCGGCGCGGACGCGTACCCGGACATCCCCGACGTCAAGGAGACCGGCGTCACCTTCGCCGAGAACGCGCTCCTCAAGGCCCACGCCCTCGCGCGGGCCACCGGCCTCCCGGCCATCGCCGACGACTCGGGCCTCTGCGTGGACGTCCTCGGCGGCGCCCCCGGCATCTTCTCGGCCCGCTGGTCCGGCACCCACGGCGACGACAAGGCCAACCTCACCCTGCTCCTGGCCCAGCTCGGCGACATCGCCGCCCCCCACCGCGCCGCCCACTTCGCCTGCGCCGCCGCGCTGGCCCTCCCCGACGGAACCGAACGCGTCGTCGAGGGCCGCCTCCTGGGCACCCTGCGCCCCACCCCGTCCGGCACGAACGGCTTCGGCTACGACCCGATCCTCCAGCCGGAGGGCGAGACCCGGACCTGCGCGGAGCTGACCCCGGCCGAGAAGAACGCGATCAGCCACCGGGGGAAGGCATTCCGGGCGCTGGTGCCGGTGGTGCGGGAGTTGGTGGGGTAG
- a CDS encoding PTS sugar transporter, with the protein MRYRDETDPQRAARLHANTREKDMATKAEKIVAGLGGIENIDEIEGCITRLRTEVHDASKVDEAALKAAGAHGVVKMGTAIQVVIGTDADPIAADIEDMM; encoded by the coding sequence GTGCGTTACCGTGACGAAACGGACCCGCAGCGGGCGGCCCGTCTGCACGCGAACACCAGGGAGAAGGACATGGCCACCAAGGCTGAGAAGATCGTCGCCGGGCTCGGCGGCATCGAGAACATCGACGAGATCGAAGGCTGCATCACCCGCCTCCGCACCGAGGTCCACGACGCCAGCAAGGTCGACGAGGCCGCCCTGAAGGCCGCCGGCGCCCACGGCGTCGTCAAGATGGGCACCGCGATCCAGGTCGTCATCGGCACCGACGCGGACCCCATCGCCGCCGACATCGAAGACATGATGTGA
- a CDS encoding ribonuclease PH yields MSRIDGRTPEQLRPVTIERGWSKHAEGSVLISFGDTRVFCTASVTEGVPRWRKGSGEGWVTAEYSMLPRSTNTRGDREAVRGKIGGRTHEISRLIGRSLRAVIDYKALGENTIVLDCDVLQADGGTRTAAITGAYVALADAVAWAQGKKIVKAGRKPLTDTVAAISVGIVDGTPLLDLCYEEDVRAETDMNVVCTGDGRFVEVQGTAEGAPFDRKELGSLLDLATAGCVDLATLQRDALATTQNA; encoded by the coding sequence ATGTCTCGCATCGACGGCCGCACCCCCGAACAGCTCCGCCCCGTCACCATCGAACGCGGCTGGAGCAAGCACGCCGAGGGCTCAGTCCTCATCTCCTTCGGCGACACCAGAGTCTTCTGCACCGCCTCCGTCACCGAAGGCGTCCCGCGCTGGCGCAAGGGCAGCGGCGAGGGCTGGGTCACCGCCGAGTACTCCATGCTGCCCCGCTCCACCAACACCCGCGGCGACCGCGAAGCCGTACGCGGCAAGATCGGCGGACGCACCCACGAGATCAGCCGCCTGATCGGCCGTTCGCTCCGCGCGGTCATCGACTACAAGGCCCTCGGCGAGAACACCATCGTCCTGGACTGCGACGTCCTCCAGGCCGACGGAGGCACCCGTACGGCCGCCATCACCGGCGCGTACGTCGCCCTCGCCGACGCCGTCGCCTGGGCCCAGGGCAAGAAGATCGTCAAGGCCGGCCGCAAGCCGCTCACTGACACCGTCGCCGCCATCAGCGTCGGCATCGTCGACGGCACCCCGCTGCTCGACCTCTGCTACGAGGAGGACGTCCGGGCCGAGACCGACATGAACGTCGTCTGCACCGGGGACGGCCGCTTCGTCGAGGTCCAGGGCACCGCCGAGGGCGCCCCGTTCGACCGCAAGGAGCTGGGCTCGCTCCTGGACCTGGCCACCGCGGGCTGCGTCGACCTCGCCACGCTCCAGCGTGACGCACTCGCAACCACGCAGAACGCGTAG